The genome window TCTCGTTTTTCAATTTTTTCAGTTGTAATAGTTTCTTTTACTTCAAACGCCATTGCAGCTTTGAGGGTTTGGAGTACTCCAGGAGTTCCTGCTTTTTCACGCTCTTCAATATCAGTAAAATAGTCCTGGAAACCGGAATTTACATACAAAACAGTACCTCCTCCGGCTACGCTTGGAGCAAGTTCCCTTTTGTAAATTTTTTCGTTAAATACCAGAACACCTGACGATCCGGGGCCGCCGAGGAATTTATGGGGAGAAATGAATACTGCATCAATGGACGTATCTCCTCCTTGAGGGCCGGGATCAGGGTTCATATCAATTTTTACATACGGGGCGCTTGCTGCATAATCGAAGCAGGCAAGAGCATTGTATTTATGCAGAAGGCGTGAGACATCAGGTACAGATGTTTTCATCCCTGTAACATTTGATGCAGCAGAGAATGAACCTATGCGGAGTCTGTTTTGGTATTCAGGTTTTTGCAGGAGTTCTTCGAGATGTTCGAGATCAATACCGCCGTCAGGTGCAAGGCGTATACGCTCTACTGCTGCTATGCTTTCACGCCATGTAAGCTCATTGGAATGATGTTCGTATGGCCCTACAAAAATTACAGGACGATGCTTATCTAAAAATTTAGAAAAGTCGGAAGTAGATTCATTTTTACAGAATTCTTTTTGCATAGCCCACAGAAAAGCTTTTGTAGCAGAAGTCAGTGCAATTCCTGTAATCTGCTGGAATTTATAAATTGCTGCTGTGCTTCCTGCACCAGTACAGATAATACGTCCTGAAGGCCCGGCATTGACAGATTCTTTTATTGTTTGTTCTGCCTTATGTAAGATACTGGTCATGCTGCGGCCTGTAAGGTCATCTTCTGTGTGAGTATTTGCATAGTGGCGCTGTATTTGCATTATATAATTTTCAACAAATTCGAGGCACCTTCCTGATGCTGTGAAATCACAGTAAACCATAAGTCTTTTACCAAAAGGTGTGTTGATTATTGAATCAATACCTACGGTTTGATCACGAAGAAAGGAGAAAGATAAATCGGTTTTTTCCATTAGCTGCTCCGGTGATTTTGATAGTATTAGACCATGTATGTTTTGAGTGTACAATTTGCTAAAAAAATATATAATTGTCAAGAAAAAGTAATGGAAACAAATTTGTATTTGCTACCGCACCCGACAGTGGAAATTATTTTTATTGACAGTAAAATCCGAGTAACAGTAATTACAGAAATCCTGAAAATGATTCT of bacterium contains these proteins:
- a CDS encoding aminotransferase class V-fold PLP-dependent enzyme — its product is MEKTDLSFSFLRDQTVGIDSIINTPFGKRLMVYCDFTASGRCLEFVENYIMQIQRHYANTHTEDDLTGRSMTSILHKAEQTIKESVNAGPSGRIICTGAGSTAAIYKFQQITGIALTSATKAFLWAMQKEFCKNESTSDFSKFLDKHRPVIFVGPYEHHSNELTWRESIAAVERIRLAPDGGIDLEHLEELLQKPEYQNRLRIGSFSAASNVTGMKTSVPDVSRLLHKYNALACFDYAASAPYVKIDMNPDPGPQGGDTSIDAVFISPHKFLGGPGSSGVLVFNEKIYKRELAPSVAGGGTVLYVNSGFQDYFTDIEEREKAGTPGVLQTLKAAMAFEVKETITTEKIEKREHELLKRAFNKWNKNPNIEILGNTDPSKRISIVSFNVKDPWSTYLHPKLETVLLNDLFGIQSRAGCSCAGPYGHTLLNIDNEKSVRYREKINEGYEGIKPGWCRVGFHYTMDDEEANFIIDAIDFIANKGYCFLPLYNFHLDSGSWEHIEDINTASDFSVEHALKSAFVPLDSSLPNDIRHRLYRSYLQDADTLADKLKDKLPEKLPVLKGELEELRYFSFIN